One region of Clostridiales bacterium genomic DNA includes:
- a CDS encoding replisome organizer gives MAEKRMFARSLIDSDAFLEMPLSAQALYFHLNMRADDDGFINNPKRITDYVGAAADDLKLLLAKRFIIVFDSGVIVIRHWRMHNTLKSDRYHPTNYQAEFATLCLEENKAYSERPQTPPAAEPARVEKPAARPAQKAAAKPPEKKPYGEMHNVMLTDDELAKLQRDYPNDYGTYIERLSLYITSKGARYKSHYAVIRQWLVKDGVKAESEKRTPVSGKDDLDKVERMLAAMKGGAQDADHVSP, from the coding sequence ATGGCAGAAAAGCGAATGTTTGCGCGCTCGCTCATCGACAGTGATGCATTTCTGGAGATGCCGCTCTCCGCGCAGGCCCTGTATTTTCACCTCAATATGCGCGCGGATGACGACGGGTTTATTAACAATCCGAAGCGCATCACGGACTATGTCGGCGCAGCGGCTGACGATCTGAAGCTGCTCCTTGCAAAGCGCTTTATCATCGTCTTTGATTCCGGCGTCATTGTCATCCGGCACTGGCGCATGCACAACACGCTCAAAAGTGACCGATACCATCCTACGAACTATCAGGCAGAGTTCGCAACACTCTGCCTAGAGGAAAACAAGGCATACTCCGAGCGCCCGCAGACGCCACCTGCCGCAGAACCGGCCAGAGTGGAAAAGCCAGCCGCGCGACCGGCGCAAAAAGCCGCCGCAAAGCCGCCGGAAAAGAAACCCTATGGAGAAATGCACAACGTCATGCTCACGGATGACGAGCTGGCAAAGCTCCAGAGAGATTACCCGAACGACTACGGAACATATATCGAGCGCCTGTCCTTGTACATCACTAGCAAAGGCGCACGGTACAAATCCCACTACGCCGTCATCCGGCAGTGGCTTGTAAAAGACGGCGTGAAGGCCGAGAGCGAGAAGCGCACGCCGGTCTCCGGTAAGGACGACCTGGACAAAGTGGAGCGAATGCTCGCTGCCATGAAGGGGGGTGCGCAGGATGCCGACCATGTTAGCCCTTGA
- a CDS encoding single-stranded DNA-binding protein — protein MIIRTRTGDCIVAGRLSRDAEFSNVGKKNSPLTKFSIPARDTVQPDGSKQTEWISCEVWYEAAMNAAQLKKGDAVIICGQLSTHSYTTRNGETRTEECLRADAFVKASVPVSSASVEQLAAAYPGVVRGVDVVADDFTNDPKFEELPDDESDLPF, from the coding sequence ATGATTATTCGCACCAGAACCGGTGATTGCATCGTCGCCGGGAGGCTCTCCCGCGACGCAGAGTTTTCCAACGTGGGCAAAAAAAACTCGCCCCTGACGAAGTTTAGCATTCCAGCCCGTGACACCGTGCAGCCGGACGGCAGCAAGCAGACCGAATGGATTAGCTGCGAGGTATGGTATGAGGCTGCCATGAATGCCGCGCAGCTCAAAAAGGGCGATGCCGTCATCATCTGTGGCCAGCTCTCCACGCACAGCTATACCACGCGCAACGGAGAGACGCGCACCGAAGAGTGCCTGCGTGCGGACGCTTTTGTCAAAGCGTCCGTCCCGGTCTCTTCTGCCAGCGTGGAGCAGCTTGCCGCCGCCTATCCCGGCGTCGTCCGCGGCGTCGATGTCGTCGCGGACGACTTCACGAATGATCCGAAGTTTGAGGAACTGCCGGACGACGAATCCGACCTGCCGTTCTAA
- a CDS encoding DNA cytosine methyltransferase, translated as MMQHIGDITKIDGATIEPVWCVTGGSPCQDLSIAGKRAGLAGARSGLFMEQIRVIKEMREHDRQLGRSGELIRPRYMVWENVPGALSSNKGRDFAAVLEETIRIVEPEAPGIEVPAKGWPTWGGYRDVDGRWSVAWRVHDAQYWGVPQRRRRIALVADFGGDTAHEILFERTGVSGNLEPRGEARERPAGNAEAGASCAVRIRGGCDGGGKGALIQTEKPGTLGTGNDRTIFQGAAYGICSYASNSMKSSNPHSGVYKAETSRTLDRNGGNPACNQGGIAVVQQIPLTYQMQGFGDYRQADVASTCKQRDYKDSTDLVVCLDGECNSYTEQYGTLRAHTSGGAEETVMSRCVVRRLTPLECERLQGFPDGWTDIGDYTDSTGKKRKTSDSARREALGNSIALPFWRWMFGRMAAYLPEGATLGSLFDGIGGFPLCWEDVHGAGTAVWASEIEEFPIAVTKKRFGSENMIHYTLNIEPPVEPPAYTCPICPVCGAETDTVYKNVYGDPVGCPECVTEVDAWTL; from the coding sequence ATGATGCAGCACATCGGCGACATCACGAAAATCGACGGCGCTACCATCGAGCCGGTGTGGTGCGTGACGGGCGGAAGCCCGTGTCAGGACCTGAGCATCGCTGGCAAGCGTGCCGGTCTCGCAGGCGCGCGAAGCGGCCTGTTTATGGAGCAGATCAGAGTGATAAAGGAGATGAGGGAACATGACAGACAACTTGGCCGGTCAGGAGAGCTTATTCGCCCGAGATACATGGTGTGGGAAAACGTCCCCGGAGCGCTCAGCAGCAACAAAGGCCGAGACTTTGCGGCCGTGCTCGAAGAGACGATCCGCATCGTCGAACCGGAAGCCCCCGGTATTGAAGTGCCTGCAAAAGGCTGGCCTACCTGGGGCGGATATCGGGACGTGGACGGACGATGGAGCGTGGCTTGGCGAGTACACGACGCGCAATACTGGGGAGTGCCCCAGCGTCGTCGTCGAATCGCGCTTGTCGCAGATTTTGGAGGCGACACCGCACACGAAATACTGTTTGAGCGCACGGGCGTGTCAGGGAATCTTGAACCGCGCGGCGAGGCGAGGGAAAGACCTGCCGGAAATGCTGAAGCAGGTGCTTCTTGTGCAGTCCGCATCAGGGGCGGCTGTGACGGAGGAGGAAAAGGTGCTCTGATCCAGACGGAGAAGCCCGGCACGCTGGGCACGGGAAATGACCGGACGATTTTTCAGGGCGCAGCATACGGCATCTGCTCTTACGCCAGCAACAGCATGAAATCATCGAACCCGCACAGCGGCGTTTACAAAGCAGAAACCAGCCGGACATTGGACCGCAACGGCGGAAATCCGGCTTGCAATCAGGGCGGAATCGCGGTGGTACAGCAGATACCGCTGACATATCAGATGCAAGGCTTTGGCGATTACCGCCAGGCTGACGTTGCCAGCACGTGCAAACAGCGGGACTACAAGGACAGCACGGATCTGGTTGTCTGCTTAGACGGCGAATGCAATTCCTACACCGAACAATATGGAACGCTGCGCGCACACACATCCGGGGGTGCGGAAGAAACGGTTATGTCTCGCTGTGTTGTCCGCCGCCTGACTCCACTTGAGTGCGAGCGGCTACAGGGCTTTCCGGACGGCTGGACGGACATCGGCGACTACACTGACAGCACCGGCAAGAAGCGCAAGACTTCCGACAGCGCGCGGCGCGAGGCGCTCGGCAACAGCATCGCGCTTCCGTTCTGGCGCTGGATGTTCGGCCGTATGGCGGCCTATCTGCCGGAAGGTGCGACGCTCGGCAGTCTGTTTGACGGCATCGGCGGCTTTCCGCTGTGCTGGGAAGACGTGCACGGCGCTGGAACGGCAGTATGGGCAAGCGAGATCGAAGAGTTCCCGATCGCTGTGACCAAGAAAAGATTTGGAAGCGAAAACATGATTCACTACACGTTGAATATTGAACCGCCGGTCGAGCCGCCAGCCTACACCTGCCCGATTTGCCCGGTGTGCGGTGCGGAGACGGACACGGTGTACAAGAACGTTTATGGCGATCCGGTTGGTTGCCCAGAATGTGTCACGGAGGTAGACGCATGGACATTGTAA
- a CDS encoding helix-turn-helix domain-containing protein, whose protein sequence is MTEEQRHIHNAYNRAYYAQHRDRILQNKRNNREASNAYMRKYRAANYEKLSAYYSDRRRRKSRDTAFGAFLRENGITQTAAAKMLGVSVSTANCWANGITTANEDKIRAVWPEYGGET, encoded by the coding sequence ATGACGGAAGAACAGCGCCATATACATAACGCATACAATCGGGCGTACTACGCGCAGCACCGCGACCGCATCCTGCAAAACAAGCGCAATAACCGCGAAGCGAGCAATGCATATATGCGCAAATACCGCGCGGCGAACTACGAAAAGCTGTCTGCGTACTACAGCGACAGACGGCGCAGAAAATCGCGTGACACCGCTTTCGGCGCGTTTTTGCGGGAAAACGGTATCACGCAGACGGCAGCGGCAAAAATGCTTGGTGTGTCTGTATCAACAGCAAACTGCTGGGCGAACGGAATCACAACCGCGAACGAAGATAAGATCCGCGCAGTGTGGCCGGAGTATGGAGGCGAGACATGA
- a CDS encoding YHYH domain-containing protein, which translates to MKRFLAFVFAFLLLLSPAVLAHSGRTDANGGHYDRATGEYHYHHGYPAHQHYDMDGDGVVDCPYNFDDQTGRNSGGPSTKQRATPAPAAKPTQTPRPTPTPKPKETKTSNTGAMIALGVAAVPIGAITLAAVCWPVSALVHAIVDRHSGKGKKGGDGK; encoded by the coding sequence ATGAAAAGATTTCTTGCGTTTGTGTTCGCGTTTTTGCTCCTGCTCTCTCCTGCTGTGCTGGCACACAGCGGGAGGACAGACGCAAACGGTGGGCACTATGACCGGGCAACTGGGGAATACCACTACCACCACGGTTATCCGGCACATCAGCACTACGACATGGACGGCGACGGGGTTGTTGACTGCCCGTACAACTTTGACGACCAGACCGGCCGCAACAGCGGCGGGCCAAGCACAAAACAACGGGCGACACCAGCGCCGGCGGCAAAGCCGACACAAACACCGCGGCCAACGCCAACACCGAAACCGAAAGAAACAAAAACGTCAAACACCGGGGCAATGATCGCCCTGGGCGTTGCTGCGGTTCCAATCGGTGCAATCACGCTTGCGGCCGTTTGTTGGCCTGTGTCAGCACTCGTGCATGCAATCGTAGACAGGCACTCCGGCAAGGGCAAGAAGGGCGGAGACGGCAAATAA
- a CDS encoding helix-turn-helix domain-containing protein — MHNRIREVRKALHMTQADFGAKIGVRGNTVTGYENGQRAPSDAVIVSICREFHVDEHWLRTGEGEMFVQIARDQEIMRFVGDVMQDEDDNFRRRFLLALARLPEERWKDIEDFAQQITAENKKEEQD; from the coding sequence ATGCACAATAGAATTCGTGAAGTCCGAAAGGCGCTGCATATGACGCAGGCAGACTTTGGCGCAAAGATTGGTGTACGCGGAAACACGGTCACAGGGTATGAAAACGGTCAGCGCGCGCCGTCTGATGCTGTAATCGTCTCCATCTGCCGCGAGTTTCATGTTGACGAACATTGGCTGCGTACCGGCGAGGGCGAGATGTTCGTGCAGATCGCGCGTGACCAGGAGATCATGCGCTTTGTCGGCGACGTCATGCAGGACGAGGACGACAATTTCCGACGGCGGTTTCTGCTGGCGCTGGCGCGTCTGCCGGAAGAGCGGTGGAAAGACATCGAAGACTTTGCGCAGCAAATCACCGCAGAAAACAAGAAAGAGGAGCAGGATTGA
- a CDS encoding site-specific integrase, giving the protein MPVSAATRTECIRQAEKIKADYRNGKRPQPASACVTLRSAIEQYIQVRENVKSPETIRGYYVILSKRFQGYMDTDIRKIQYQRMINDEAAKVATKTLYNAWGLVSSSIQAAGMARPNVSLPEKQTPVHNFLTYDQILIFVDAIRGTDVEIPALLALHSLRRSEICALDWAQLKDHTITVAGAVVYDKNNKRIYKETNKNATSRRTVPIMIPRLQELVDQADGGNNGRVVTTAPGAICRRVNRVCRNSGLPEIGVHGLRHSFASLCYHLQVPMMITMRLGGWKNDKVVREIYTHLADADIAQQVDGIRNFFSQKC; this is encoded by the coding sequence GTGCCGGTGTCGGCGGCAACACGGACGGAGTGCATCCGGCAGGCGGAAAAGATCAAGGCGGACTACCGCAACGGGAAGAGGCCGCAACCGGCAAGCGCGTGTGTCACGCTGCGCAGCGCGATCGAGCAGTACATACAGGTGCGAGAAAACGTGAAATCCCCGGAGACGATTCGGGGGTATTATGTGATCCTGAGCAAACGGTTTCAGGGCTACATGGACACGGACATCCGAAAAATCCAATATCAGCGCATGATTAACGACGAGGCAGCGAAGGTCGCAACAAAGACGCTGTACAATGCTTGGGGGTTAGTGTCGTCATCCATTCAAGCGGCCGGAATGGCAAGGCCGAACGTGTCGTTGCCTGAAAAGCAAACTCCGGTTCACAACTTTCTGACATACGACCAAATTCTAATTTTCGTGGATGCGATTCGGGGAACTGACGTCGAAATTCCGGCGCTGCTGGCGCTGCACAGTTTGCGCCGGTCGGAGATATGCGCGCTGGACTGGGCGCAACTGAAAGACCATACGATCACGGTCGCCGGTGCCGTCGTGTACGACAAGAACAACAAGCGCATATACAAAGAGACGAATAAGAACGCAACATCACGGCGTACCGTGCCGATCATGATACCACGGCTGCAGGAGCTTGTAGATCAGGCAGATGGCGGCAATAACGGGCGGGTCGTCACGACAGCGCCGGGCGCTATTTGCCGCCGTGTTAACCGCGTGTGTCGCAATTCCGGCTTGCCGGAGATCGGCGTGCACGGACTACGGCACAGCTTCGCGTCACTATGCTATCATCTGCAAGTGCCGATGATGATAACCATGCGTCTGGGCGGTTGGAAAAACGACAAGGTTGTGCGCGAGATCTATACGCACCTTGCGGATGCGGACATAGCGCAGCAGGTGGACGGGATTCGCAATTTCTTTTCGCAAAAATGCTAA
- a CDS encoding DUF4279 domain-containing protein: MRVEEYDLCFSPPLPPTVWGELSLCFDVDFPIDTVSSILGVQPTEAKRQRACRWNAYAGTQNPGYWTITFDKTDTFDGDVVQRAMHTFIAEHERALRQVLEQFQPCTALLTIYAVVHQDGEYPSIRLNPYFLQDACRLSASVDIIVDNDYVRAEPDNGDSAV; encoded by the coding sequence ATGCGCGTGGAAGAATACGATCTCTGCTTTTCGCCGCCGCTGCCGCCTACGGTCTGGGGCGAGCTCAGCCTCTGCTTTGATGTGGATTTCCCAATCGACACGGTTTCTTCCATCCTTGGTGTGCAGCCGACAGAGGCCAAACGGCAGCGGGCGTGCCGGTGGAATGCATATGCGGGCACGCAGAACCCGGGATACTGGACGATCACGTTTGACAAGACCGATACTTTTGATGGTGACGTCGTCCAGCGGGCGATGCATACTTTTATCGCAGAACACGAGCGGGCACTGCGTCAGGTCCTGGAGCAGTTTCAGCCGTGTACGGCGCTCTTGACGATTTATGCTGTGGTGCATCAGGACGGAGAATATCCGTCCATTCGGCTAAACCCGTATTTTCTGCAGGATGCCTGCCGGCTCAGCGCGAGCGTGGATATCATTGTAGATAATGATTATGTGCGCGCAGAGCCGGACAATGGCGATAGCGCAGTATAG
- a CDS encoding FxLYD domain-containing protein gives MTEIDDKAKVCPQCGRKQPSKAKKIVGIVLLALCAIIVIAAIAGGSGDKDKPASAAGTVETQAPENTDPVAKLSYNKLETVTEAAEGRTNYGSQCINGAIKNTSGKQLSYVGVTFALYDQDGNQIGTAIDNISDLTPDSTWKYTAMTLDTEQFASFELTSVDAW, from the coding sequence ATGACAGAAATCGACGACAAAGCGAAAGTCTGCCCGCAGTGCGGCAGGAAGCAGCCCAGCAAGGCCAAGAAGATTGTTGGAATTGTCCTGCTTGCCCTGTGCGCGATCATCGTGATTGCCGCGATTGCCGGCGGCAGCGGGGACAAAGACAAACCGGCCAGCGCGGCCGGAACTGTCGAAACGCAAGCCCCGGAAAACACTGACCCGGTTGCCAAGCTCAGCTATAACAAGCTGGAGACCGTCACAGAAGCCGCGGAAGGCCGCACGAATTACGGCAGTCAGTGCATCAACGGCGCGATCAAAAATACGTCCGGTAAGCAGCTGTCCTATGTGGGTGTCACCTTCGCGCTGTACGATCAGGACGGCAACCAGATCGGTACTGCCATCGACAATATCAGTGACCTGACACCAGATTCTACGTGGAAATACACGGCCATGACGCTTGATACGGAACAGTTCGCTTCGTTTGAGCTGACGAGCGTTGACGCCTGGTAA
- a CDS encoding aldolase/citrate lyase family protein → MENTLKQKLAAGAQPIGTFFDTASVSLMECLGRTGLDFAIIDNEHSPIEAETTAALVRAAELSGICPLARVREISRPAVLKLLDVGVQGLIVPNVKTLEQVQELVNYAKYYPIGQRGFCPSRKDGWGFDGLGSVPETMRHFNGETLLFPQCETAEALDIIEDICAVDGVDGIFVGPFDLSISMGMPGQFDAPEFQAAITRIVAACRAAGKYCMFFTGTADGVVDGFRRGFDAMAYSLDAALFIQGVKRDVEDIRSRL, encoded by the coding sequence ATGGAAAACACACTCAAACAGAAACTTGCCGCCGGCGCGCAGCCCATCGGCACCTTTTTTGACACCGCCAGCGTGAGCCTCATGGAGTGCCTCGGCCGCACGGGGCTCGACTTTGCCATCATCGACAACGAGCACTCCCCCATCGAGGCTGAGACCACCGCCGCGCTCGTGCGCGCCGCCGAGCTGAGCGGCATCTGCCCGCTCGCGCGCGTGCGCGAGATCAGCCGCCCCGCCGTGCTCAAGCTGCTCGACGTCGGCGTGCAGGGCCTGATCGTGCCGAACGTCAAGACGCTCGAGCAGGTGCAGGAGCTCGTGAACTACGCGAAATATTACCCCATCGGCCAGCGGGGCTTCTGCCCGTCGCGCAAGGACGGCTGGGGCTTTGACGGGCTCGGCTCCGTGCCGGAGACCATGCGCCACTTCAACGGCGAGACCCTGCTCTTCCCGCAGTGCGAGACCGCCGAGGCGCTCGATATCATCGAGGACATCTGCGCCGTGGACGGCGTGGACGGCATCTTCGTCGGGCCGTTTGACCTGTCGATCTCGATGGGCATGCCGGGACAGTTTGACGCGCCGGAATTTCAGGCGGCCATCACGCGCATCGTCGCCGCCTGCCGTGCGGCCGGAAAGTACTGCATGTTCTTCACCGGCACGGCCGACGGCGTGGTCGACGGCTTCCGCAGGGGCTTCGACGCCATGGCCTACAGCCTCGACGCCGCGCTGTTCATTCAGGGCGTGAAGCGCGATGTGGAGGACATCCGCAGCCGACTGTAA